A region of the Longimicrobium sp. genome:
AGGGTGCCCGCGCAAGCTATGCGGCCCCGCGGGGGCGCGCAACGCGGCGGCTTGACACCATCCGCCGCGGCGGGTACGCTCCACCCGACCGCCGCCTCGCTCCCGTCCAGCCCACGCGCCCGTGAAGCTCCACCGATCCGCCCTGCTCGCCCTGCTGCTCGCCGCCTGCGGAACCGAAGGCGCGAGCGGAGGCATCTCGCGCGAGCAGTTCATCCGCGCCAACGTGGCCCTGCGCGCGGTGAGCGACACGGCGCGGCAGGTGGACACCCTCCGTGCGCGGGCGCTGCGCAAGCAAAAGGTGACGCCCGCGCAGCTGACCGCGTGGCTGCAGGCGCACAAGGAGAACCCGGAGCTCCTGGCGGAGACTTGGACCGAGATCTCGCGCCGCGCGGACGCCGCCGACTCGGTGAACCGTCCCAAGCCGCCGCATCGTCCCTACGTCGCGCCTCCGCCTCCCATCGCCAACCCCGCGCCGCCGATGCCGCCGCCTCCGCAGCCGATGCCCACGCCCGTGCCCGCGCCGCCGCCGGCCGGCCGCCCCGCGCCGCCATCCGGGCCTCCGGGCGGGTACCAGATGCCCGAGCCGCGCCCGCAGATCAAGACTCCGCCCCCGCCCGACAGCGGCGGCGCGGCGCCGACGCCGTAACACCCTCACACAGAGGGCACGGAGAGAACTACAAGGCGCAGAGAACCCCTTTCCGTTCTTCTTGTGGTTCCCTCTGTGTCTCTGTGTGACGCCCTCGTTGCAGTCCCTGCCTTGACCGTCCTTGCAGCTTCAAGCATCTTCAACTTGCGGGAACCAGGCTCGGTCACACGCATCCAGCCGCCAAGAGGGCTCACCGTATGGGGTGTTTGGCACTCAACGCATCCTTTGAACCTCTCACCATCCTCCCGGTGGAGCGGGCCCTGCGGCTCGTGCTGGAGAGGAAGGCCGAGGTGCTGGAGGCGGACGACGCACGGATCTTCCGTTCTGAACGCTCGCGGATCGCCTGCCCCCTGGTGATCCGCCTGAAGCGCTACGTGCACGTCCCCCGCAGGTTCCGCCGGCAAGTCACCAACACCTTCCTCTTCGCCCGCGACGGCTACCGCTGCCAGTACTGCCTGCGGCACCGCGGCACGCTGCGCGGGCGCGAGTTCCTGACGCGCGACCACGTGCACCCGCTCTCGCGCGGCGGCGAGAACGTGTGGGAGAACGTCGCCACGGCGTGCTCGCACTGCAACAACCGCAAGGGGAACCACCTTCCCGAGGAGTGCGGGATGGTCCTCCACTCGGTGCCGCGCGAGCCCAACTACGTGGAGCTGGTGTGGGCCGTGCGCCGCGTGACCGACGTGCAGGCGAAGTACATCGCCATGTTCTACGGCGAGGAGGTGCTGGAGGCGCTGCGCCGCCACGACCGCGAGGCCGAGACGCGCGACGCGGAGCACTCTCACGACGGGGAACGCCACCTCGCGCTGCTGTCCTGAAAGGGCGGGTCGCCACCACGGCGGTCCGCCCTCTTCGCGTCCGGCCCCTGTCCCAGCGCGTGCGATGCGCGCTACTTTTGCGCCGACCCCATCGACTTCCTGAGCACACGCCCGTCATGCGCCCGAAGCTCCACGCCGCCCTCGCCGCCGCGATCCTCGCCGCCCCGCTCGCCGCCCAGCAGCCCGCGTCCGTGCCCGACGGGCCGCGCGTGCGGCAGGCGCTCGCCTTCGTGGCGCGAACGGAGCCGCAGACCATCGAGGAGCAGATCGCCCTGTGCGAGATCGAGGCGCCGCCCTTCAAGGAGGCCCGCCGCGCCGCCGACTACCGGCAGCGGATGCAGGCGCTGGGGCTGCAGAACATCCGCATCGACTCCGTGGGCAACGTGATCGGCGAGCGCCCCGGCGAGCCCGGCCAGCCCGTGATCGTCATCTCCGGCCACCTGGACACCGTCTTCCCAGAGGGGACGGACGTGCGGGTGAAGCGCGAGGGCACCCTCCTGCGCGGCCCCGGCATCGGCGACGACTGCCGCGGGCTGGCGGTGGTCCTGGCCGTCGCCCGCGCCATGAACGACGCGCAGATCCGCACGCGCGGCACCGTCCTCTTCGTGGGCACCGTGGGCGAGGAGGGCGCGGGGAACCTGCGCGGCGTCCGCCACCTCTTCGAGAAGGAACTGCGCGGGCGCGTCACGCACTTCATCTCGGTGGACGGCACGGGCTACACGATGACCAAGGACGCGGTGGGGAGCCACCGCTACCGGGTTGCCTACAAGGGACCCGGCGGCCACAGCCACGGCGACTTCGGGATGCCGAACCCGACGCACGCCCTCGGCCGCGCCATCGCCAGGATCGCCGACTTCCAGGTCCCCACCAATCCCAAGGTCACCTTCAGCGTCGGCGTGGTGCAGGGCGGCACCTCGGTGAACGCCATCGCGGCGGAGGCGAGCATGCTGGTGGACATGCGCTCGGAGAGCGCGGCCGCGCTGGACTCGCTGGACGCCCGCTTCCAGGTCGCCGTGCGCCAGGCGGTCGAGGACGAGAACGCCCGCTGGGCGGACACCGTGCGCCTGACGGTGGAGGTGCAGAGCATCGGCATCCGCCCCGCCGGCACCCAGCGCGACGACGCCCCCATCGTCCGCGCCGCGCGCGCGGCCGGCCAGCGCCTGGGCTTCACCCCGGAGTCCAACCCCTCCAGCACCGACGCCAACATCCCGATCTCCCTCGGCATCTCGTCGCTCACCATCGACGCGGGCGGCAGCGGCCAGGGCGCGCACTCGCTGGCGGAGAGCTGGGACAGCAAGGGGAGCGAGAAGGCGACGCAGTGGGCGCTGCTGCTGGTGCTGGCGTTGGCGGGGGTACGGTAGGGCCCCCACCCCCAGCGTCGCTCCGCGACGCATCCCCCTCCCCCATCACTGCCTGGGGGAGGGGGTTTTTGCGTGGATTCGTGTGCGGTGCAGGGCGCGGCGCGCGGGATGGCACGGGCAGCCACGTGGGGCGGCCCCTACGGGATTGGGCGTGTTATCGTGGGGAATCGCGGTCGGGCGAGGGAGGGCAGACACGCAGGTCTGCCCCTACCGGGATCGCGTTGTGTTAGGCGAGGTTCGAGGAACGCGGAGGGTGGGCGCGATGAATCGCGCCCATACCACGGATGGCCGCGGTACGCGCCGGAAAAGCTCCCCCCTCTCTCGATAACAGAGGCGCCAGCCTCTCCTGTTATCGGGAGAGGGGGGTTGGGGGGGTGAGGGCCCTCTACAACAACGCCACCGGGTCCCGGTCCAGCGCCAGCCGCAGATCCGCCTTGTTCTTGGGGATGTCGAAGCGCTCGTGGAAGTAGCGCGCGACTTCGCCGAGGAGCTTGGAGCTGCCGGAGCGCAGGAGGAAGTGCCAGCGCCAGCGGTTGCGGATGCGGTCGATGGGGCACGGGGCGGGACCCACCAGCGCGACCTCCGTCAGCTTGCGCGTCGCCAGGAGGCCCTGCACCCAC
Encoded here:
- a CDS encoding M20/M25/M40 family metallo-hydrolase — encoded protein: MRPKLHAALAAAILAAPLAAQQPASVPDGPRVRQALAFVARTEPQTIEEQIALCEIEAPPFKEARRAADYRQRMQALGLQNIRIDSVGNVIGERPGEPGQPVIVISGHLDTVFPEGTDVRVKREGTLLRGPGIGDDCRGLAVVLAVARAMNDAQIRTRGTVLFVGTVGEEGAGNLRGVRHLFEKELRGRVTHFISVDGTGYTMTKDAVGSHRYRVAYKGPGGHSHGDFGMPNPTHALGRAIARIADFQVPTNPKVTFSVGVVQGGTSVNAIAAEASMLVDMRSESAAALDSLDARFQVAVRQAVEDENARWADTVRLTVEVQSIGIRPAGTQRDDAPIVRAARAAGQRLGFTPESNPSSTDANIPISLGISSLTIDAGGSGQGAHSLAESWDSKGSEKATQWALLLVLALAGVR
- a CDS encoding HNH endonuclease translates to MALNASFEPLTILPVERALRLVLERKAEVLEADDARIFRSERSRIACPLVIRLKRYVHVPRRFRRQVTNTFLFARDGYRCQYCLRHRGTLRGREFLTRDHVHPLSRGGENVWENVATACSHCNNRKGNHLPEECGMVLHSVPREPNYVELVWAVRRVTDVQAKYIAMFYGEEVLEALRRHDREAETRDAEHSHDGERHLALLS